A region from the Fundidesulfovibrio putealis DSM 16056 genome encodes:
- a CDS encoding ABC transporter ATP-binding protein has protein sequence MLTLEGITKRFHKGSINEVLALDGVNLNIRQGDFITVIGSNGAGKSTTLNCVAGCFFPDKGTISLHGENITAWPEHKRARFIGRVFQDPLMGSAASLSIEENMALADRRGKARGLSRGVKARDRDRFRELLSQIGLGLEDRLKDKVGLLSGGQRQSLTMIMATMVRPDLLLLDEHTAALDPKTAGHVLELTDKIVESQKLTTLMVTHNMNHALKLGNRLIMMHQGRVILNIEGEEKSRFSVEDLLERFFTLKGEAFSSDKMLLV, from the coding sequence ATGCTGACGCTCGAAGGAATCACCAAGCGTTTCCACAAGGGCAGCATCAACGAGGTGCTGGCGCTGGACGGCGTGAATTTGAACATCCGCCAGGGCGACTTCATCACCGTGATCGGCTCCAACGGCGCGGGCAAGTCCACCACGCTGAACTGCGTGGCCGGATGCTTCTTTCCCGACAAGGGGACCATCTCGCTTCACGGCGAGAACATCACCGCATGGCCGGAACACAAGCGCGCCCGCTTCATAGGCCGCGTCTTCCAGGACCCGCTCATGGGTTCGGCGGCCTCGCTCTCCATCGAGGAGAACATGGCCCTGGCGGACCGGCGCGGCAAGGCGCGCGGACTGTCGCGCGGCGTGAAGGCCCGCGACCGCGACCGTTTCCGGGAGCTGCTCTCCCAGATCGGCCTGGGGCTGGAAGACCGCCTGAAGGACAAGGTGGGCCTGCTCTCAGGCGGACAGCGCCAGTCGCTCACCATGATCATGGCCACCATGGTGCGCCCGGACCTCTTGCTGCTGGACGAGCACACCGCCGCCCTGGACCCCAAGACCGCCGGACACGTACTGGAACTTACGGACAAGATAGTGGAATCGCAGAAGCTCACCACCCTGATGGTGACGCACAACATGAACCACGCATTGAAGCTGGGCAACCGCCTGATCATGATGCACCAGGGCCGCGTCATCCTGAACATCGAGGGCGAGGAGAAGAGCCGCTTCAGCGTGGAGGATCTGCTCGAACGCTTCTTTACCCTGAAGGGAGAAGCGTTTTCGTCGGATAAGATGCTCCTGGTGTAA
- a CDS encoding cold-shock protein codes for MPLEGTVKWFSDKKGYGFITRDGEDDIFVHYSSIQGEGFRTLREGEKVVFEVVTGERGMKATNVFKEA; via the coding sequence ATGCCACTGGAAGGTACCGTGAAATGGTTTAGCGACAAGAAGGGCTACGGTTTCATCACTCGCGACGGGGAGGACGATATCTTCGTCCACTATTCCTCGATCCAGGGAGAGGGTTTCCGCACCCTGCGCGAAGGGGAGAAAGTAGTCTTCGAGGTCGTCACGGGTGAGCGCGGGATGAAGGCAACCAACGTATTCAAGGAAGCTTAG
- a CDS encoding ABC transporter permease, which translates to MSFYAFIGALEQGFVFGLMVLGVYLTFRILDFPDLTVDGSLPLGAAVSSVCIGAGMDPYLSLIPATLAGFCAGAVTGLLNTRLKILHLLSSILTMIALYSINIRIMGRPNFTLLGKTTVLDPLAALGMPSWMAAPALFALITILAAVTLIWFTRTELGQAMLATGDNPRMITALGVNTGNMIILGVGLSNAMVALCGALVAQNQGSADVNMGVGTIVAGLASVIIGETLFGQGSISRMILAAVFGSVAYRLAIAFALSLKVGSFSFSPSDLNLITALIVVVALTAPRLKRKVAG; encoded by the coding sequence ATGTCTTTTTACGCATTCATCGGCGCGCTCGAACAGGGCTTCGTCTTCGGTCTCATGGTGCTGGGGGTGTATCTCACCTTCCGCATCCTGGACTTCCCCGACCTCACCGTGGACGGCTCGCTCCCCCTGGGCGCTGCCGTGTCCTCCGTGTGCATCGGCGCGGGGATGGACCCCTACCTGTCGCTCATTCCGGCCACCCTCGCCGGGTTCTGCGCCGGTGCGGTCACGGGCCTTCTCAACACGCGCCTGAAGATTCTTCATCTGCTGTCTTCGATTCTGACCATGATCGCGCTGTATTCCATCAACATCCGCATCATGGGCAGGCCGAACTTCACGCTCCTTGGCAAGACCACGGTGCTCGACCCCCTGGCGGCGCTTGGCATGCCCTCCTGGATGGCCGCGCCCGCGCTGTTCGCGCTAATAACCATCCTGGCGGCCGTCACGCTCATCTGGTTCACCCGCACGGAGCTTGGCCAAGCCATGCTGGCCACGGGCGACAATCCGCGCATGATAACGGCGCTCGGCGTGAACACCGGCAACATGATCATTTTGGGCGTCGGCCTGTCCAACGCCATGGTGGCCCTGTGCGGCGCGCTGGTGGCCCAGAACCAGGGCTCGGCGGACGTGAACATGGGCGTGGGCACCATCGTTGCGGGGCTTGCCTCGGTTATCATCGGGGAGACGCTGTTCGGCCAGGGGAGCATCTCGCGCATGATCCTGGCGGCGGTGTTCGGCTCGGTGGCCTACCGGCTGGCCATCGCCTTCGCGCTGTCGCTCAAGGTGGGCAGCTTCTCCTTTTCGCCCAGCGACCTGAACCTCATCACCGCGCTCATCGTGGTGGTCGCACTCACCGCCCCCAGGCTCAAACGCAAGGTTGCAGGCTGA
- a CDS encoding ABC transporter substrate-binding protein, with amino-acid sequence MKRFLTLMAAAVLALAATTALAQQKVVSITQIVEHPALDNARKGFMDGLKEMGVDAKFNVHIAQGNAATNVQIAGQMLDEKPNLVLAIATPGAQVCAQKIKDIPVVFTAVSDPVGAGLVKTMEAPGGNLTGMTDMPPVDKQLELIKTIVPKATRIGIVYNAGEANSVSQVNAVKAAAAKMGLTVAEATVANSGGVFQAAKSLVGKADAIYIGLDNTVVSAFESVVKVCEENKLPLFSSDNESVSKGAIAALAIDYYAMGKQTAAMAKKILDGAKPATMPVESLKNLDVHLNLKAAKAQGVTVPEEVVKKAVKKFE; translated from the coding sequence ATGAAACGTTTTCTCACACTGATGGCCGCAGCCGTTCTGGCGCTCGCCGCCACCACGGCGCTGGCCCAGCAGAAGGTCGTCTCCATCACCCAGATCGTGGAGCACCCCGCCCTGGACAACGCCCGCAAGGGCTTCATGGACGGCCTGAAGGAGATGGGCGTGGACGCCAAGTTCAACGTCCACATCGCCCAGGGCAACGCCGCCACCAACGTGCAGATCGCCGGGCAGATGCTCGACGAGAAGCCCAACCTGGTGCTGGCCATCGCCACCCCCGGCGCGCAGGTCTGCGCCCAGAAGATCAAGGACATCCCCGTGGTGTTCACCGCCGTGTCCGACCCCGTGGGCGCCGGCCTGGTCAAGACCATGGAAGCCCCCGGCGGCAACCTCACCGGCATGACTGACATGCCCCCCGTGGACAAGCAGCTCGAGCTCATCAAGACCATCGTGCCCAAGGCCACCCGCATCGGCATCGTGTACAACGCGGGCGAGGCCAACTCCGTGAGCCAGGTCAACGCCGTGAAGGCCGCAGCCGCCAAGATGGGACTCACCGTTGCCGAGGCCACCGTGGCCAACTCCGGCGGCGTGTTCCAGGCCGCCAAGAGCCTCGTCGGCAAGGCGGACGCCATCTACATCGGCCTGGACAACACCGTGGTCTCCGCCTTCGAGTCCGTGGTGAAGGTCTGCGAGGAGAACAAGCTCCCCCTGTTCAGCTCCGACAACGAGTCCGTGTCCAAGGGCGCAATCGCCGCGCTGGCCATTGATTACTACGCCATGGGCAAGCAGACCGCCGCCATGGCCAAGAAGATCCTGGACGGCGCGAAGCCCGCCACCATGCCTGTTGAAAGCCTGAAGAACCTGGACGTGCACCTGAACCTGAAGGCCGCCAAGGCCCAGGGCGTCACCGTGCCGGAAGAGGTGGTGAAGAAGGCTGTGAAGAAGTTCGAGTAG
- the proC gene encoding pyrroline-5-carboxylate reductase has protein sequence MSATVSFIGTGNMGTALIKGLSGLDAVRLTGFDLDREKLNALCVECTLFAAPSVRDAVQEGDYVIMCVKPQQMQAVLAQVKPALNADKCLISIAAGVSQEQLSSWSGNVCPVVRVMPNTPALVGGGVSAVCLDDPKLTPLQREMVQTIFASVGSVHVLEEKSFDAFTAVAGSGPAYVFYFIEAMVEAAVAAGLPRTQAAGIVAELFSGSLKLANQSMTHPSLLREMVTSPAGTTIAALMHLDRQAVRASIIDAVLAAKARSEELGK, from the coding sequence ATGAGCGCCACCGTCTCCTTCATCGGCACCGGAAACATGGGGACAGCCCTGATCAAGGGGCTCTCCGGCTTGGACGCCGTCCGCCTGACGGGCTTCGACCTGGACAGGGAGAAGCTCAACGCCCTGTGCGTGGAATGCACCCTCTTTGCCGCCCCGTCCGTCCGTGATGCCGTGCAGGAGGGCGACTACGTGATCATGTGCGTGAAACCGCAGCAGATGCAGGCCGTGCTCGCGCAAGTGAAGCCCGCCCTGAACGCGGACAAGTGCCTGATCTCCATCGCGGCGGGCGTGAGCCAGGAGCAGCTCTCCAGCTGGTCCGGCAACGTCTGCCCGGTGGTGCGCGTGATGCCGAACACCCCCGCTCTGGTGGGCGGAGGCGTCTCGGCCGTGTGCCTGGACGACCCCAAGCTGACCCCGCTCCAGCGGGAGATGGTGCAGACCATCTTCGCAAGCGTGGGCAGCGTGCACGTGCTGGAGGAGAAATCCTTCGACGCGTTCACCGCCGTGGCCGGAAGCGGCCCGGCCTACGTGTTCTACTTCATCGAAGCCATGGTGGAGGCCGCAGTGGCCGCCGGGCTGCCCAGGACGCAGGCTGCGGGCATCGTGGCAGAGCTGTTCTCGGGGTCGCTCAAGCTCGCAAACCAGAGCATGACCCACCCGAGCCTCCTGCGCGAAATGGTGACCTCCCCCGCCGGGACCACCATCGCGGCGCTCATGCACCTGGACCGCCAGGCCGTGCGCGCCTCCATCATCGACGCGGTGCTGGCCGCCAAGGCCCGCAGCGAGGAACTCGGCAAGTAG
- a CDS encoding tRNA (cytidine(34)-2'-O)-methyltransferase has translation MIHIVLHAPEIPQNTGSIARLCAATDTPLHLVEPLGFKLTDRYLKRAGLDYWPHVKLSVWPDWQAYLQSAAPSRLVFTSSGNRGIIGTDYHRFAYEKGDALVFGSESTGLPDELLEGQPHLVRIPIWGCVRSLNIANAASVLLYEALKVTGGLPGSAAQP, from the coding sequence ATGATACACATAGTTCTCCACGCTCCCGAAATCCCCCAGAACACCGGCTCCATAGCCCGGCTCTGCGCGGCCACGGACACCCCCCTGCACCTGGTGGAGCCCCTGGGCTTCAAGCTGACCGACCGCTACCTGAAGCGAGCGGGGCTCGATTACTGGCCCCATGTGAAGCTCTCGGTCTGGCCCGACTGGCAGGCGTATCTTCAAAGCGCCGCGCCCTCACGGCTGGTGTTCACCTCGTCTGGCAACCGGGGCATCATCGGGACCGACTACCACCGCTTCGCTTACGAAAAGGGCGACGCCCTGGTCTTCGGGTCCGAGAGCACCGGCCTGCCGGATGAACTGCTGGAAGGGCAGCCGCATCTGGTGCGCATCCCCATCTGGGGCTGCGTGCGCTCGCTGAACATCGCAAACGCCGCCTCCGTGCTGCTCTACGAAGCCCTGAAAGTCACTGGCGGCCTGCCCGGAAGCGCCGCCCAGCCCTGA
- the rfbB gene encoding dTDP-glucose 4,6-dehydratase, which yields MRLLVTGGCGFIGTNFVYMMLRKHPDMVIVNLDKLTYAGNRFNLLPIENEFGGTRYHFVHGDIANAELVAHIITEHKIDAVVNFAAESHVDRSIADCNPFILTNVLGTQVLLDTARRLGLPKFVHVSTDEVYGTLGPTGKFTEETPLAPNSPYSASKASADMLCRAFFETYDFPVTITRCSNNYGPFQFPEKLIPLMIMKASRGESLPVYGDGMNVRDWIYVTDHCRGVELTLLKGKPGQAYNFGGNAEKPNIEVVKTILSALGQPETLINYVKDRPGHDRRYAMDYSMAARELGFEPEYTFERGIAETLEWYKSNEAWMEQVQSGSYRTFMDKWYGERQ from the coding sequence ATGCGACTGCTCGTAACTGGCGGGTGCGGATTCATCGGCACCAACTTCGTGTATATGATGCTCAGGAAGCATCCGGACATGGTCATCGTCAACCTGGACAAGCTGACCTACGCCGGAAACCGCTTCAACCTGCTGCCCATCGAGAACGAATTCGGCGGCACGCGCTACCACTTCGTCCACGGCGACATCGCCAACGCCGAGCTGGTGGCCCACATAATCACCGAGCACAAGATCGACGCGGTGGTCAACTTCGCAGCCGAGTCCCACGTGGACCGCTCCATCGCGGACTGCAACCCCTTCATCCTGACCAACGTGCTGGGCACCCAGGTGCTCCTGGACACGGCCCGCCGCCTGGGCCTGCCCAAGTTCGTGCACGTGTCCACGGACGAGGTGTACGGAACGCTCGGGCCCACCGGCAAGTTCACCGAAGAGACGCCGCTCGCGCCCAACAGCCCCTACTCGGCGTCCAAGGCCTCGGCGGACATGCTCTGCCGCGCCTTCTTCGAGACCTACGACTTCCCCGTGACCATCACCCGCTGCTCCAACAACTACGGGCCGTTCCAGTTCCCGGAGAAGCTCATCCCGCTCATGATCATGAAGGCCTCGCGCGGCGAATCGCTGCCCGTATACGGCGACGGCATGAACGTGCGCGACTGGATCTACGTCACGGACCACTGCCGGGGCGTCGAGCTGACCCTCCTCAAGGGCAAGCCCGGCCAGGCCTACAACTTCGGCGGCAACGCGGAGAAGCCCAACATCGAGGTGGTCAAGACCATCCTCTCCGCATTGGGCCAGCCCGAGACGCTCATCAACTACGTGAAGGACCGCCCCGGCCACGACCGCCGCTACGCCATGGACTACTCCATGGCCGCCCGCGAGCTGGGCTTCGAGCCTGAGTACACCTTCGAGCGCGGCATCGCCGAGACGCTTGAGTGGTACAAGTCCAACGAAGCCTGGATGGAACAGGTGCAGAGCGGCAGCTACCGCACCTTCATGGACAAATGGTACGGAGAGCGCCAGTGA
- a CDS encoding alpha/beta hydrolase family protein, with product MRAVFVLSSLLVVLLSSVHCSAGNGKSPGKNDFVKYEYIGEYGVEQLDAILANDLKQFTKEKTIFSPARYAVKLYKVTYDTVIPEKDNRRTVASGLVAVPQTGGDRFDVVSYQHGTVFSKTEVPSSPEQSAETRLVLASFAAQGYVVVAADYIGKGVSTEPDSYLVKDSTAQACFDMLFAAKAVCAELGVGLGKLFLSGWSQGSYSTLVFLKKLEASGVPVAALGVASTPNDLYLCLERWLNAKSPQDVNWLVGVTLLILGSYENYYGPQTLRSDAVRPEYLAAARKLYGNSMSWEAAEKELPFYSKDFVQEQFAELGAIAGGGFFAKLQENIAYCWRFKTKTRFYYGKIDEVVPPYVATLPVEYQRAIGGAESQAVFAGDRANHRGTFVFGLSDQVEWFRSLQVD from the coding sequence ATGCGTGCTGTGTTTGTGCTGTCGAGTTTGCTTGTCGTGTTGCTTTCATCTGTTCATTGCTCGGCTGGAAACGGAAAATCTCCAGGCAAGAATGATTTTGTGAAATACGAATACATCGGTGAATATGGCGTTGAACAACTAGACGCCATTCTGGCGAATGATTTAAAGCAATTCACAAAAGAAAAGACCATCTTTTCCCCTGCACGGTACGCTGTCAAGCTGTACAAAGTCACCTATGACACTGTGATCCCGGAGAAGGATAACCGGCGAACTGTCGCGTCCGGTCTTGTGGCTGTGCCGCAGACGGGCGGCGATCGTTTTGATGTCGTGTCGTACCAGCATGGGACCGTGTTTTCGAAAACGGAGGTGCCGTCTTCTCCCGAGCAGTCGGCAGAAACCCGGCTGGTGCTGGCCAGCTTCGCCGCTCAGGGCTATGTTGTCGTCGCCGCCGACTACATCGGCAAGGGCGTCTCCACCGAGCCGGACAGCTATCTCGTGAAGGACAGCACCGCCCAGGCCTGCTTCGACATGCTTTTCGCGGCCAAGGCGGTCTGCGCCGAGCTTGGCGTCGGCCTCGGCAAGCTGTTCCTGAGCGGCTGGTCCCAGGGCTCATACAGCACCCTGGTGTTTTTGAAGAAGCTCGAAGCCAGCGGCGTCCCGGTGGCCGCCTTGGGCGTAGCAAGTACGCCCAACGATCTCTATCTCTGCCTTGAGAGGTGGTTGAACGCAAAATCGCCCCAGGACGTCAACTGGCTCGTAGGCGTGACTCTTCTCATACTGGGGTCGTATGAGAATTATTACGGACCGCAGACGCTTCGCTCGGATGCGGTCAGGCCCGAGTACCTGGCGGCCGCGCGCAAATTGTACGGCAATTCGATGTCCTGGGAAGCTGCGGAGAAGGAGTTGCCATTTTACAGCAAAGACTTCGTGCAGGAACAATTCGCGGAGCTCGGAGCGATCGCCGGAGGCGGTTTTTTCGCGAAGCTCCAGGAGAACATAGCCTACTGCTGGCGCTTCAAGACCAAAACGCGCTTCTACTACGGAAAGATCGATGAGGTCGTTCCCCCGTACGTAGCCACGCTTCCCGTGGAGTATCAGCGGGCCATCGGCGGGGCCGAGTCCCAGGCCGTGTTTGCCGGTGACAGGGCGAATCATCGGGGAACGTTCGTATTCGGGCTGTCCGATCAGGTGGAATGGTTTCGCTCCCTGCAAGTCGATTGA
- the ndk gene encoding nucleoside-diphosphate kinase produces MELTLCLIKPDAVRRDLTGSILFMIQKAGLKVVALKMVRLDLNQAQGFYHVHRERPFFGELTEYMASGPIVAVVLAGDNAIKRYRELMGATDPTQADEGTIRKVFALSKQENSVHGSDAPETAAFEISYFFNAMEMVG; encoded by the coding sequence ATGGAACTCACCCTCTGCCTCATCAAGCCCGACGCCGTGCGCCGGGACCTCACCGGCAGCATCCTGTTCATGATTCAGAAGGCCGGTCTGAAGGTCGTGGCCCTGAAGATGGTCCGCCTGGACCTCAATCAGGCGCAGGGCTTCTACCATGTGCACCGTGAGCGCCCGTTCTTCGGCGAACTCACCGAGTACATGGCTTCCGGCCCCATCGTGGCCGTGGTGCTGGCTGGCGACAACGCCATCAAGCGCTACCGCGAGCTGATGGGCGCCACCGACCCCACCCAGGCCGACGAGGGGACCATCCGCAAGGTGTTCGCGCTGTCCAAGCAGGAAAACTCCGTGCACGGCTCCGACGCCCCCGAAACCGCCGCTTTCGAGATCTCGTACTTCTTCAACGCAATGGAAATGGTAGGATAA
- the rfbD gene encoding dTDP-4-dehydrorhamnose reductase, with product MKNRVAVLGGRTGLLGVPLAQAFEAAGFEVAPVGRADFDIFDTAAMGSFLDEFQPDWLVNAVAYTAVDKAEDEPVEAARVNKCLPALLGRLCADRSIGLFHFSTDFVFDGKKNTPYTEEDAPNPASVYGQTKLDGEKALTSLNLSRLIIARVAWLFGPGKKNFVRTILNLAKDRAELKVVHDQIGSPSCTLDLAGYAVALVQAEATGLFHLGNAGRASWCELASEAVAAAGYECQVLPITSAEYPLKAPRPAYSVLDTSKFTQATGVAPRSWLQALREYVYAETADENGQ from the coding sequence GTGAAGAACCGCGTGGCGGTGCTTGGGGGCAGAACCGGACTTCTGGGCGTCCCCCTGGCCCAGGCCTTCGAGGCGGCGGGATTCGAGGTGGCCCCCGTCGGGCGCGCCGACTTCGACATCTTCGACACGGCGGCCATGGGGTCCTTCCTGGACGAGTTCCAGCCGGACTGGCTGGTGAACGCCGTGGCCTACACCGCCGTTGACAAGGCCGAGGACGAGCCCGTGGAGGCCGCCCGCGTGAACAAGTGCCTGCCCGCCCTGCTGGGCAGGCTCTGCGCCGACCGCAGCATCGGCCTGTTCCACTTCAGCACGGACTTCGTGTTCGACGGCAAGAAGAACACGCCCTACACCGAAGAGGACGCCCCCAACCCGGCCAGCGTCTACGGGCAGACCAAGCTGGACGGGGAAAAGGCGCTCACCTCGCTGAACCTGTCGCGCCTTATCATCGCCCGCGTGGCCTGGCTGTTCGGCCCGGGCAAGAAGAACTTCGTGCGCACCATCCTCAATCTGGCCAAGGACCGCGCCGAGCTGAAAGTGGTGCACGACCAGATCGGCTCGCCCTCCTGCACGCTGGACCTGGCGGGCTACGCCGTGGCCCTGGTGCAGGCCGAGGCGACGGGACTCTTCCACCTGGGCAACGCCGGACGCGCCAGTTGGTGCGAGCTGGCCAGCGAGGCCGTGGCGGCAGCCGGGTACGAATGCCAGGTGCTGCCCATCACCAGCGCCGAGTACCCGCTGAAGGCCCCGCGCCCGGCCTACTCCGTGCTGGACACCTCGAAATTCACCCAGGCCACGGGCGTCGCGCCCAGGTCCTGGCTGCAGGCGCTGCGCGAATACGTGTACGCCGAAACAGCGGACGAGAACGGCCAGTAG
- the cbiB gene encoding adenosylcobinamide-phosphate synthase CbiB, whose translation MDYTSLLPAVAFGLDLALGDPQRWPHPVRLIGAALTRLEPLAAKLSPLLKRLYGLAVALGLCACVYVLVLALVRLPGLGWLFSIYLAFAGLALGQLLREARSVSGLITSGRLDDARRELSYLVSRDTSVLDEAGLWRTLAETLSENFCDGFVAPFIYLVLGGPPLLWAYKTASTMDSMWGYKTERFRDLGWAGARLDDALAFVPARISAIMLLAAGAAMGLDSRKAFRNFRADARTMSSPNAGWPMAAAAWLCDASMGGETVYFGVALQKPQMGPRGKPWAADSVGILYRLVLSSGIGMVLLAGMMLI comes from the coding sequence ATGGACTACACTTCCCTTCTCCCCGCCGTGGCCTTCGGCCTGGACCTGGCACTGGGCGATCCCCAGCGCTGGCCGCATCCTGTGCGTCTGATCGGGGCTGCGCTCACGCGTCTGGAGCCGCTGGCCGCAAAGCTCTCCCCCCTGCTGAAGCGCCTTTACGGACTGGCCGTTGCGCTGGGGCTCTGCGCCTGCGTCTACGTCCTGGTCCTGGCGCTGGTGCGCCTGCCCGGCCTGGGCTGGCTTTTCTCCATCTATCTGGCGTTCGCCGGGCTGGCCCTGGGGCAGCTCCTGCGGGAGGCGCGCTCGGTGTCCGGCCTGATAACCTCGGGGCGGCTGGACGACGCCCGCCGGGAGCTCTCCTACCTGGTCAGCCGCGACACCTCCGTGCTGGACGAGGCCGGACTGTGGCGCACTTTGGCCGAAACCCTCAGCGAGAACTTCTGCGACGGCTTTGTTGCGCCATTTATCTATCTGGTGCTTGGCGGGCCGCCACTATTGTGGGCCTATAAAACTGCAAGCACCATGGACTCCATGTGGGGCTACAAGACAGAGCGTTTCCGCGATCTGGGTTGGGCCGGGGCGCGCCTGGACGATGCGTTGGCCTTCGTTCCCGCCAGGATCTCCGCTATCATGCTGCTGGCCGCCGGTGCGGCCATGGGCCTGGATTCACGGAAGGCTTTCCGGAATTTCCGGGCCGACGCCAGGACCATGTCCAGCCCCAACGCGGGGTGGCCCATGGCCGCCGCCGCCTGGCTGTGCGACGCGTCAATGGGAGGCGAGACCGTATACTTTGGAGTTGCTTTACAAAAACCGCAAATGGGGCCGCGCGGCAAACCCTGGGCGGCTGACAGCGTCGGAATTCTTTACAGACTGGTTCTTTCCTCTGGAATTGGAATGGTATTGCTTGCGGGAATGATGCTGATCTGA
- a CDS encoding methyl-accepting chemotaxis protein encodes MTSAITVFSRAFIACAVSILLALVFQSLAGSVFGLQGLAAYAVSALAALACGFGATFALVGGATRNLLDIGDFLGRVAKGDFKGRLPEGNSSELVMLVEPIQTVVDQLKLTLGNWKGLTEAVLIPYAIVDIKGHLTFCNQMALDMLERSGRPEDHIGMFFSEFFYGDRTRKALIVDIMEKNQGVVRDVEFKNLKGNTRFIQAALSPLHDLDGNVSGGMCMYLDYTQIRLKDEQIERQHETMVSAVHMVEQIAGGLSQASQVLASQVDGASRGAQVQSRRTEETATAMEEMNATVLEVARNAGSAAERAGQAQATAQEGEAVVERAVEAIRQVETLTATLKRSMDGLSERAEAIGRIMGVISDIADQTNLLALNAAIEAARAGDAGRGFAVVADEVRKLAEKTMHATKEVGDVTHAIQEGVRGSIREADQAAQAVARATELAGQSGQSLEKIVELVVATSDQVRSIAAAAEQQSAASDEIARAVEDVRRVSMETAQDMSGASGGVEALERLAGELQAAIKELNP; translated from the coding sequence ATGACGTCAGCCATTACGGTTTTTTCCAGAGCCTTCATCGCCTGCGCTGTTTCCATCCTGCTGGCCCTGGTCTTCCAGAGCCTGGCCGGGAGCGTCTTCGGGCTCCAGGGGCTGGCCGCATACGCCGTGAGCGCTCTGGCGGCGTTGGCCTGCGGATTCGGAGCCACGTTCGCCCTGGTGGGAGGCGCAACGCGCAACCTGCTGGATATCGGCGACTTTCTGGGCAGGGTGGCCAAGGGGGATTTCAAGGGACGCCTGCCGGAAGGCAATTCATCCGAACTGGTCATGCTCGTGGAACCCATCCAGACCGTGGTGGACCAGCTGAAGCTCACCCTGGGCAACTGGAAGGGGCTCACCGAGGCCGTGCTCATCCCCTACGCCATCGTGGACATCAAAGGCCACCTGACTTTCTGCAACCAGATGGCCCTGGACATGCTGGAACGTTCCGGCAGGCCCGAGGACCACATTGGCATGTTCTTCTCCGAGTTCTTCTACGGCGACCGCACCCGCAAGGCGCTCATCGTGGACATCATGGAGAAGAACCAGGGCGTGGTTCGCGACGTGGAATTCAAGAACCTGAAGGGCAACACCCGCTTCATCCAGGCGGCGCTCTCCCCCCTGCACGACCTGGACGGTAACGTGAGCGGCGGCATGTGCATGTATCTGGACTACACCCAGATACGCCTGAAGGACGAACAGATCGAGCGCCAGCACGAGACCATGGTGAGCGCCGTGCACATGGTGGAGCAGATCGCCGGGGGACTGTCCCAGGCCAGCCAGGTGCTGGCCTCACAGGTCGATGGAGCCAGCCGGGGGGCGCAGGTGCAGAGTCGGCGCACTGAGGAGACGGCCACCGCCATGGAGGAGATGAACGCCACCGTGCTGGAGGTGGCCCGCAACGCCGGCAGCGCTGCGGAGCGAGCCGGGCAGGCCCAGGCCACGGCCCAGGAGGGCGAGGCGGTGGTCGAACGCGCCGTTGAGGCCATCCGGCAGGTGGAGACGCTTACCGCCACCCTCAAACGCAGCATGGACGGTCTTTCCGAACGCGCCGAGGCCATCGGTCGCATCATGGGAGTCATCTCCGACATCGCCGACCAGACCAACCTGCTGGCCCTGAACGCGGCCATCGAGGCCGCGCGCGCCGGAGACGCCGGACGCGGGTTCGCCGTGGTGGCCGACGAGGTGAGGAAGCTCGCCGAAAAGACCATGCACGCCACCAAGGAAGTGGGCGACGTGACCCACGCCATCCAGGAGGGCGTGCGAGGCAGCATCAGGGAGGCCGATCAGGCGGCCCAGGCCGTGGCCCGCGCCACGGAGCTGGCCGGGCAGTCCGGCCAGTCCCTGGAAAAGATCGTTGAGCTGGTGGTTGCCACCTCGGATCAGGTGCGCTCCATCGCAGCCGCCGCCGAGCAGCAGTCCGCCGCCAGCGACGAGATCGCCCGGGCAGTGGAGGACGTGCGCCGCGTGTCCATGGAGACCGCCCAGGACATGAGCGGCGCGTCCGGCGGCGTGGAGGCCCTGGAACGCCTGGCCGGAGAGCTTCAGGCCGCCATCAAGGAGTTGAATCCGTAA